Proteins encoded in a region of the Campylobacter sp. RM16189 genome:
- the mnmE gene encoding tRNA uridine-5-carboxymethylaminomethyl(34) synthesis GTPase MnmE: MNDTIAAIATAHGVGSICIVRLSGENALSLALKLTKLQTLKPRFATLAKIYSDDEFIDEGIILYFKAPASFTGEDVVEFQTHGGFMVANLILSKLINLGARLAQPGEFSKRAFLNGKMDLSKAESIQNLINARSESAAKIIARAMRGDLGKFVDEIRGELVKTLAFVETSIDYADDDLPENLMSDIKNMLMLNHQKLDKIVSISKSRKGLIEGFKVAIVGKPNVGKSSILNSLLNYERAIISDEAGTTRDRIEESLNIGTHLVCIIDTAGIRKNAGKIEQIGITHSLKAIEEADIVLAVFDASNKADEQDFEILNLLRESQKKIFYILNKCDLELKFQTSKLSDPLKISAKNSAEEIVKRLEIYLDSQEVNEILLNSKRQIQCCKNTSEAIKRALNLFSESELELFAYEINSAIASISSITKPFERAEILDEMFSNFCLGK, from the coding sequence ATGAATGATACAATCGCAGCCATCGCCACAGCTCACGGAGTTGGCTCTATATGCATAGTTAGGCTAAGCGGCGAAAATGCCCTTAGTCTAGCTCTTAAACTTACCAAACTTCAAACGTTAAAACCAAGATTTGCAACTTTAGCTAAAATTTACTCAGACGATGAATTTATAGACGAAGGCATAATTTTATACTTTAAAGCGCCTGCTAGCTTTACCGGAGAAGATGTGGTTGAGTTTCAGACTCACGGCGGATTTATGGTGGCAAATTTGATCCTTTCTAAGCTCATAAATTTAGGAGCTAGACTTGCGCAGCCCGGTGAATTTAGCAAGCGTGCGTTTTTAAACGGCAAGATGGACTTAAGCAAGGCTGAAAGCATACAAAATTTAATCAATGCAAGAAGCGAAAGTGCCGCTAAAATCATAGCTAGAGCTATGAGGGGCGATCTTGGCAAATTTGTAGATGAGATTAGAGGCGAGCTTGTTAAGACGCTTGCCTTTGTCGAGACTAGCATTGATTATGCTGATGATGATCTGCCTGAAAATTTGATGAGCGATATCAAAAACATGCTTATGTTAAATCACCAAAAGCTTGATAAAATCGTATCTATAAGCAAAAGTCGCAAAGGGCTTATCGAAGGCTTTAAGGTGGCGATAGTGGGCAAGCCAAATGTCGGTAAAAGCTCGATTTTAAACTCTCTTTTAAATTACGAACGAGCGATCATCAGCGATGAGGCTGGCACTACTCGCGACCGCATAGAAGAAAGCCTAAATATAGGTACTCATTTGGTTTGCATTATAGATACCGCAGGCATTAGAAAAAATGCAGGCAAGATCGAGCAGATCGGTATAACGCACTCTTTAAAGGCTATTGAAGAAGCCGATATAGTTTTAGCCGTGTTTGATGCATCAAATAAAGCTGATGAGCAGGATTTTGAGATACTAAATTTGCTTAGAGAGTCTCAAAAAAAGATATTTTACATACTTAACAAATGTGATTTAGAGCTTAAATTTCAAACTTCAAAGCTTAGCGATCCTCTTAAAATTTCGGCAAAAAATAGTGCTGAAGAGATAGTTAAAAGGCTTGAAATATATCTTGACAGCCAAGAGGTAAATGAAATTTTGCTTAATTCAAAACGTCAAATTCAATGCTGCAAAAACACAAGCGAGGCGATCAAAAGAGCTTTAAATTTGTTCAGTGAAAGCGAGCTTGAGCTGTTTGCTTATGAGATAAACTCGGCGATCGCGTCTATCTCGTCCATCACAAAGCCGTTTGAGAGAGCCGAGATACTTGATGAGATGTTTAGCAATTTTTGCCTCGGGAAATAA
- the yidC gene encoding membrane protein insertase YidC — MLDKLSVQKRVILATVISFIFFIVYDYFFIPKNLPIDQNRTVSVQETQAKQAPATTSNSTASVPDISESQTKTIATIKGAYFEAQIDNLGRISKFYLNEDKYKNEDGSRIELTSKTLLPLEIRFSDTNLNEQAFKTDYVSNLSQIDVTNSKQTLVLAQNLNGSKVVKNITFYPSGNYDLEVLVSNGEYFITPGFRPSVVVDNYTVHGALIRHADEKLTILEDGDLEGTEKFDDVNIAADSDRYYTTLFYSFDKPLNVVMSKDTADNAIVFIKNTGDFKTSGYIGAKDHKTLESIDARLTDVIEYGWFTFIAKPMFGFLNLLYGYIGNWGWAIVVLTLIIRLVLFPLTYKGMLSMNKLKELSPKIKELQTKYKGDPQKLNAHMMELYKKHGANPMGGCLPIIMQIPIFFAIYRVLLNAIELKAAPWILWIQDLAVMDPYFVLPILMGLTMFLQQKLTPTTFTDPMQEKIMKFLPLIFTFFFVTFPAGLTLYWFVNNVCSVIQQIFVNKLFEKHKKVEVKA, encoded by the coding sequence CTTTTATTTTTTTTATAGTATATGATTATTTTTTTATCCCTAAAAATTTGCCAATAGATCAAAATAGAACAGTGAGTGTTCAAGAAACACAAGCCAAACAAGCACCTGCTACAACTTCAAATTCTACTGCTTCTGTGCCTGATATTAGCGAAAGTCAAACCAAAACAATAGCTACTATCAAAGGCGCTTATTTTGAAGCGCAAATTGATAATTTAGGCAGAATTTCAAAATTTTATTTAAATGAAGATAAATATAAAAATGAAGATGGAAGCAGGATAGAGCTAACTTCTAAAACCCTTCTTCCGCTTGAAATTAGATTTAGCGATACAAATTTAAATGAGCAGGCGTTTAAAACAGACTATGTAAGCAATCTTAGTCAGATAGACGTTACGAACTCAAAGCAAACTTTGGTTTTAGCTCAAAATTTAAATGGATCCAAAGTAGTTAAGAACATTACTTTCTATCCTAGCGGTAACTATGATTTGGAGGTTTTGGTTAGCAACGGAGAATACTTTATAACTCCTGGATTTAGACCAAGTGTGGTTGTGGATAATTATACTGTTCATGGAGCACTTATACGTCATGCGGATGAGAAGTTAACTATACTAGAAGATGGTGACTTGGAGGGTACTGAAAAATTTGATGATGTGAATATAGCGGCCGATAGCGATAGATACTATACTACTTTATTTTATTCTTTCGATAAGCCTTTAAATGTAGTGATGTCTAAAGATACCGCCGATAATGCTATAGTTTTTATTAAAAATACAGGAGATTTTAAGACTAGTGGATATATAGGTGCTAAAGATCATAAGACATTGGAGTCTATAGACGCCAGATTAACAGATGTCATAGAGTATGGATGGTTTACATTTATAGCTAAGCCTATGTTTGGGTTTTTAAATTTACTTTATGGATATATAGGCAACTGGGGTTGGGCGATAGTAGTGCTTACATTGATTATAAGACTTGTGCTATTCCCTCTTACATACAAGGGAATGCTATCTATGAATAAGCTTAAAGAGCTTTCTCCAAAAATTAAGGAGCTTCAGACTAAGTATAAAGGAGATCCGCAAAAGCTAAACGCTCATATGATGGAGCTTTATAAAAAACACGGTGCGAATCCTATGGGAGGTTGCTTGCCTATAATTATGCAGATTCCGATATTTTTCGCAATTTATAGGGTTTTATTAAACGCTATAGAGCTAAAAGCTGCTCCATGGATACTTTGGATACAAGATTTAGCTGTTATGGATCCATATTTTGTTCTACCTATACTTATGGGTCTTACGATGTTTTTACAGCAAAAGCTTACGCCTACGACATTTACAGATCCTATGCAAGAGAAGATTATGAAATTCCTGCCTTTGATTTTTACATTCTTCTTTGTGACATTCCCTGCGGGACTTACTCTTTATTGGTTCGTAAATAACGTTTGTTCGGTTATTCAACAAATTTTTGTAAACAAGCTCTTTGAAAAACACAAAAAAGTGGAGGTAAAAGCATAA
- the purL gene encoding phosphoribosylformylglycinamidine synthase subunit PurL — protein MDKATIKAHKISDGEYENILKILGREPNLLELGIFSAMWSEHCSYKSSKKYLSGFPTKAPWVIQGPGENAGVIDVGEGVAAVFKMESHNHPSFIEPYQGAATGVGGILRDVFTMGARVVANMNSLRFGQISGSSSVARHQRYLVKGVVAGISHYGNCMGIPTVGGEVSFDESFNGNILVNAFALGLCKSDEIFYGKAEGIGNPVIYVGSKTGRDGLGGAVMASDSFNDENKSLRPTVQVGDPFAEKLLLEACLELFKKDYIIGIQDMGAAGLTSSSFEMAGRSGSGMKMYLDRVPMRESGMTPYELMLSESQERMLICAKKGYESKVIEIFKKWDLDAEIIGEVTDTGKMQLYWHGELAGEIPIDPVAQAAPVLDRPTKKPAYLDEIKDITLDKFEKVDNKTAFNKLLRDPHILNKSLIYDQYDANIQTNTIKQPGNLGASVIRVRQSGRAIAMGMECSPRHNYVNPKIGAAMAVALSGRKVAMSGAMPLAITDCLNYGNPENPEFMWQFAQGCEGIKEACRELTTPVVSGNVSLYNDTDGVSVYPTPAIVSVGVNECAHKNLPSVFVKEGTPIYLIGETTGEFAASLYMKNLYNSVSGELKEIDYKKERALWDLVIEANKEGILEFANSVGTGGVAMTLAKMACMSEIGARCECKFGDSRWIFDESFSRAVVGVKDEAKFSELASKFGLKVNKIGITGGSKFEIDGVSENLKDISEVYFNEFARVIKQED, from the coding sequence ATGGATAAAGCTACGATAAAAGCGCATAAAATTAGCGACGGCGAGTATGAAAATATACTAAAAATTTTAGGACGCGAGCCAAATTTGCTTGAGCTTGGGATATTTTCTGCGATGTGGAGCGAACACTGCAGCTATAAATCAAGTAAAAAATACCTAAGCGGCTTTCCGACCAAGGCTCCTTGGGTCATACAAGGACCGGGCGAAAACGCAGGCGTTATCGATGTCGGCGAAGGGGTTGCGGCTGTGTTTAAGATGGAAAGCCACAACCATCCAAGCTTTATCGAGCCTTATCAGGGCGCAGCCACCGGCGTGGGCGGAATTTTGCGCGATGTATTTACTATGGGCGCAAGAGTCGTGGCGAACATGAACTCGCTTAGATTCGGACAAATTAGCGGTAGCTCAAGCGTAGCGCGCCACCAAAGATATCTTGTAAAGGGCGTAGTGGCAGGAATTTCTCACTACGGCAACTGCATGGGCATCCCGACTGTCGGAGGCGAAGTGAGCTTTGATGAGAGCTTTAATGGAAACATCCTTGTAAATGCCTTCGCTCTTGGACTTTGCAAAAGCGATGAAATTTTCTACGGCAAGGCTGAGGGCATAGGAAATCCCGTTATATACGTAGGAAGCAAGACAGGTCGCGATGGGCTTGGCGGAGCCGTTATGGCAAGCGATAGCTTTAACGATGAGAATAAATCCTTGCGTCCGACTGTTCAAGTTGGCGATCCGTTTGCAGAAAAACTGCTTCTTGAAGCGTGCTTGGAGCTATTTAAGAAAGACTACATCATAGGCATCCAAGATATGGGTGCAGCTGGACTTACCTCAAGCAGTTTTGAGATGGCGGGGCGCAGCGGAAGCGGTATGAAGATGTATCTTGACCGCGTTCCGATGAGAGAAAGTGGCATGACACCTTACGAGCTTATGCTAAGCGAAAGTCAAGAAAGAATGCTAATATGCGCTAAAAAGGGCTATGAGAGCAAGGTTATAGAGATATTTAAGAAGTGGGACTTAGACGCTGAGATCATCGGAGAGGTAACTGATACGGGCAAGATGCAGCTTTATTGGCACGGCGAGCTTGCAGGCGAAATTCCGATAGATCCTGTTGCGCAGGCCGCTCCGGTGCTGGATCGTCCTACGAAAAAGCCTGCTTATCTTGATGAGATAAAAGATATAACTCTTGATAAATTTGAAAAAGTTGATAACAAAACCGCATTTAACAAGCTTTTGCGCGATCCGCATATCTTAAATAAGTCTTTGATCTACGATCAATACGATGCAAATATCCAGACAAATACAATTAAACAGCCCGGAAATTTAGGCGCTAGCGTTATCCGCGTAAGACAGAGCGGCAGAGCCATAGCTATGGGTATGGAGTGCAGCCCTCGCCACAACTATGTAAATCCAAAAATAGGCGCTGCTATGGCGGTTGCTCTAAGCGGTAGAAAGGTAGCTATGAGCGGTGCTATGCCTCTTGCTATAACTGACTGCTTAAACTACGGAAATCCTGAAAATCCCGAATTTATGTGGCAGTTCGCGCAGGGTTGCGAGGGTATCAAAGAGGCGTGCCGCGAGCTAACCACTCCTGTTGTAAGCGGAAACGTGAGCCTTTATAACGACACGGACGGCGTAAGTGTGTATCCGACACCTGCTATAGTAAGCGTTGGCGTAAATGAGTGCGCGCATAAAAATTTACCGAGCGTCTTTGTAAAAGAGGGTACACCGATATATCTGATAGGCGAAACGACAGGCGAATTTGCCGCAAGCCTTTATATGAAAAATTTATACAACTCGGTTAGCGGCGAACTAAAAGAGATTGATTATAAAAAAGAAAGAGCGCTTTGGGATCTTGTGATAGAGGCAAATAAAGAAGGAATTTTGGAATTTGCAAACTCAGTTGGCACGGGCGGAGTAGCTATGACGCTAGCTAAAATGGCTTGCATGAGCGAGATAGGTGCAAGATGTGAGTGTAAATTTGGCGATAGCAGATGGATATTTGACGAGAGCTTTTCGCGAGCGGTTGTGGGGGTAAAAGATGAGGCGAAATTTAGCGAACTAGCAAGCAAATTCGGGCTTAAAGTAAACAAAATAGGCATAACGGGCGGAAGCAAATTTGAAATAGATGGCGTGAGCGAAAATTTAAAAGATATAAGCGAGGTTTACTTTAATGAGTTTGCTAGAGTTATTAAACAAGAAGACTGA
- a CDS encoding Jag N-terminal domain-containing protein: MRIEANNLQEAFQKAATELNCSVTELDIKIIQNPSSGFLGFFKKTAIIEAYRENKERKDKEGSKNSSKFGKKHKKDRVENKEHSSENCSEHVENKKDSKNSQKSERSNDKKRNRNKKRNHENRDEKQDLNGNSAKSERKDELSKTTSANISDNAFKFDEAEQAHLYIEPSQEVEQKPKANKESCKNILDNSIIDTFNKSDFDDKEDKTSENKAKEQKPRADIEKVLPEIRENLTNLFNASCFKIDRIEVGKFNDETILIELDGEDAALLIGKEGYRYKAISYLIYNWIGSKYNISVRLEIAEFLKNQEAAMDEYLKGIIERVNSSKKAKTKPLDGILVKIALEKLREQFPDKYVGIKSDGDKQFVVVNDFVKKHE; this comes from the coding sequence ATGCGTATAGAGGCTAATAATCTACAAGAGGCCTTTCAGAAGGCTGCCACCGAGCTTAATTGCTCTGTTACTGAGCTTGATATTAAGATTATTCAAAATCCAAGCTCTGGATTTTTGGGTTTTTTCAAAAAAACGGCAATAATAGAGGCTTATAGAGAAAATAAAGAGAGAAAAGATAAAGAGGGTTCAAAAAACAGCTCCAAATTTGGAAAAAAGCATAAAAAAGATAGAGTCGAGAATAAAGAACATAGCTCTGAAAATTGCAGTGAGCATGTTGAAAATAAAAAAGATAGTAAAAATTCTCAAAAATCCGAAAGATCAAACGATAAAAAACGCAATAGAAACAAAAAAAGAAATCATGAAAACAGGGATGAAAAACAGGACTTAAACGGAAATTCTGCAAAGTCGGAGAGAAAAGACGAGCTTTCAAAAACTACATCGGCCAATATCTCTGATAATGCATTTAAATTTGATGAAGCTGAACAAGCTCATTTATATATAGAGCCTAGTCAAGAAGTCGAGCAAAAGCCAAAAGCAAATAAGGAGAGTTGCAAAAATATTCTTGATAATTCGATCATTGATACCTTTAATAAAAGCGACTTTGATGATAAAGAGGATAAAACTAGCGAAAATAAAGCAAAAGAGCAAAAACCAAGAGCCGATATAGAGAAAGTTTTGCCTGAGATAAGAGAGAATCTGACAAATCTTTTCAATGCTAGCTGCTTTAAAATAGACAGGATAGAGGTTGGTAAATTTAATGACGAGACTATATTAATAGAGCTTGACGGCGAGGATGCAGCGCTTCTTATAGGTAAAGAAGGATACAGATATAAGGCGATTTCATACCTTATATACAATTGGATAGGTTCTAAGTATAATATTTCGGTTCGTCTTGAAATAGCTGAATTTTTGAAAAATCAAGAGGCGGCTATGGATGAATATTTAAAAGGCATAATAGAGAGAGTTAACTCATCTAAAAAAGCCAAAACTAAGCCACTTGATGGAATTTTAGTCAAAATCGCACTAGAAAAACTACGCGAGCAATTTCCAGATAAATATGTAGGTATAAAAAGCGATGGAGATAAGCAATTCGTAGTAGTTAATGATTTTGTAAAAAAGCATGAATGA
- a CDS encoding TerB family tellurite resistance protein, with product MGNFFIVILIVLAIYLLAFDFGKNPQNMRQNVKNSRKKILFEEAKYIVSLLAKVAKSDGRVSELEAQLVSEILDDITSMLGGDTRKRDELKQIYNTQKEDLNNVYDVAREYYEKFKLSKNDAIAKVSFFINLAYIDGRILNAERIVISQIADAFNISDRVLEEIFDKFDRFYDQKRYEQRKDDSYYKKSPYRVLGLRENAAFSDVKKRYRELVKKYHPDILMGRGESEEIIERSTRKLQEINEAYEEIKASSANN from the coding sequence GTGGGTAATTTTTTTATTGTTATACTTATTGTTCTTGCCATATATCTGCTTGCCTTTGATTTTGGTAAGAATCCTCAAAATATGAGGCAAAACGTTAAAAACTCAAGAAAAAAAATCCTATTTGAAGAGGCTAAATATATAGTAAGCTTGCTTGCAAAAGTTGCTAAAAGCGATGGAAGGGTAAGTGAGCTGGAAGCTCAGCTAGTAAGCGAGATACTTGACGATATAACCTCTATGTTAGGTGGTGATACAAGAAAAAGAGATGAATTAAAGCAAATTTATAACACTCAAAAAGAGGATTTAAATAATGTTTATGACGTTGCTAGAGAGTATTATGAAAAATTTAAGCTAAGTAAAAATGACGCTATTGCTAAGGTTTCGTTTTTTATAAATTTAGCTTATATAGACGGCAGAATTTTAAATGCGGAAAGAATTGTAATTTCTCAAATAGCCGATGCCTTTAATATATCGGATAGAGTATTGGAAGAGATATTTGATAAATTTGATAGATTTTATGATCAAAAAAGATATGAGCAAAGAAAAGATGACTCATATTATAAAAAGAGTCCGTATAGAGTGCTAGGGCTTCGTGAAAATGCAGCGTTTAGCGATGTTAAAAAGCGCTACCGCGAGCTTGTGAAAAAGTATCATCCGGATATCTTGATGGGCAGGGGCGAGAGCGAGGAGATCATCGAGCGCTCAACCAGAAAGCTTCAAGAGATTAATGAAGCTTACGAGGAGATAAAGGCTAGCAGTGCAAATAACTAA
- a CDS encoding GNAT family N-acetyltransferase: MQITKGYTSGCVGDIISLNAKYYAKRFDLGKAFETKIAKDIAEFVASLKSGKRELFTCVKDGALVGCIAVDESENAALLRWLIVDEKFQNQGIGRELLKEAIKFCDENFDEIYLYTNKELEIAIKMYEKFGFERDESFVPRRYEELNELEILRYIKKRRGNESVNQCER, translated from the coding sequence GTGCAAATAACTAAAGGCTACACAAGCGGCTGTGTGGGCGATATAATCTCGCTTAATGCGAAATATTACGCAAAAAGATTTGATCTTGGCAAGGCTTTTGAAACGAAGATAGCTAAAGATATAGCCGAATTTGTAGCTAGTCTTAAAAGCGGAAAACGAGAGCTATTTACTTGCGTAAAAGATGGCGCTTTGGTCGGTTGTATAGCCGTTGATGAGAGTGAAAACGCAGCTCTGCTTAGGTGGCTTATAGTTGATGAAAAATTTCAAAACCAAGGCATTGGAAGAGAGCTTTTAAAAGAGGCGATTAAATTTTGTGATGAAAATTTTGATGAAATTTATCTATATACAAACAAAGAGCTTGAAATAGCTATCAAAATGTATGAGAAATTTGGATTTGAGCGCGATGAGAGCTTTGTGCCAAGGCGATATGAAGAGTTAAACGAACTTGAAATTTTAAGATATATCAAAAAGAGGAGAGGAAATGAGAGCGTTAATCAGTGTGAGCGATAA
- the purH gene encoding bifunctional phosphoribosylaminoimidazolecarboxamide formyltransferase/IMP cyclohydrolase — protein MRALISVSDKEGVVEFAKGLASLGFEILSTGGTHKLLVQSGINSLEVSEYTKSPEMFEGRVKTLHPKIHGGILHKRDDKNHVAQAEQNGIGRIDLVCVNLYPFKETTIRTDDFEEIIENIDIGGPAMVRSAAKNFKDVYIVTSPLDYEAVLENLRNGENALEFRRALMIKAYEHTAAYDSMIANYMNERFNGGFGDMKFISASKVFDTRYGENPHQKGALYEFDYFFSNNFKALKGEASFNNMTDINAALMLASSFDEAPAVAIVKHANACGFAVKSSLLESYTEALKCDPISAYGGVVAINGTLDKALAEKINEIFVEVIIAANVDEEALAVFESKKRIKIFSQGNKFLTRANDKYDFKHVDGGFVFQESDEVKPSELENMKLQTTREASKEELKDLEIAWKVAALTKSNCVVYVKNSAMVAIGMGMTSRVDAARAAVNKARDLGIDLNGCALASEAFFPFRDSIDIASEVGVKAIIEPGGSIRDDEVVQAANEHGMALYFTGVRHFLH, from the coding sequence ATGAGAGCGTTAATCAGTGTGAGCGATAAAGAAGGGGTTGTGGAGTTTGCCAAGGGGCTTGCTTCGCTTGGCTTTGAGATACTTTCAACGGGCGGGACGCATAAGTTGCTTGTGCAAAGCGGCATAAATTCGCTTGAAGTGAGCGAGTACACAAAGAGTCCAGAGATGTTTGAGGGTAGGGTAAAGACTCTTCATCCTAAAATTCACGGCGGAATTTTGCATAAAAGAGATGATAAAAACCACGTAGCGCAAGCCGAGCAAAACGGTATCGGCAGGATCGATCTGGTTTGTGTAAATTTGTATCCTTTTAAAGAGACTACGATACGCACCGATGATTTTGAGGAGATTATCGAAAATATCGATATCGGCGGACCTGCGATGGTGCGAAGTGCGGCTAAAAATTTTAAAGACGTATATATCGTAACCAGTCCGCTTGACTATGAGGCTGTGCTTGAAAATTTAAGAAACGGAGAAAATGCGCTCGAATTTAGACGCGCGCTAATGATAAAGGCGTATGAGCACACCGCGGCTTACGACTCGATGATAGCAAACTACATGAACGAGCGATTTAACGGCGGTTTTGGCGATATGAAATTTATTTCAGCTAGCAAAGTGTTTGACACTAGATACGGAGAAAACCCGCACCAAAAAGGCGCTTTGTATGAGTTTGACTATTTCTTTAGTAACAACTTTAAAGCCCTTAAAGGCGAAGCAAGCTTTAATAATATGACCGATATAAACGCGGCTTTGATGCTTGCAAGTAGCTTTGATGAGGCGCCTGCGGTAGCTATCGTCAAGCATGCAAACGCTTGTGGCTTTGCTGTGAAATCAAGCCTGCTTGAAAGCTACACCGAAGCGCTAAAATGCGATCCTATCTCGGCTTACGGCGGAGTTGTAGCGATAAACGGAACTCTTGATAAGGCTTTGGCTGAAAAAATAAATGAAATTTTCGTCGAAGTTATAATTGCAGCAAACGTCGATGAAGAGGCTTTGGCGGTTTTTGAATCCAAAAAACGTATCAAAATTTTCTCTCAGGGAAATAAATTCCTAACAAGAGCAAACGACAAATACGACTTTAAGCATGTTGACGGCGGATTTGTTTTTCAAGAAAGCGACGAGGTTAAGCCTAGCGAGCTAGAAAACATGAAGCTACAAACAACGCGCGAGGCGAGCAAAGAGGAGTTAAAAGACCTTGAGATAGCTTGGAAAGTGGCTGCACTTACTAAGAGCAACTGCGTGGTTTATGTGAAAAATTCAGCCATGGTTGCTATCGGTATGGGTATGACAAGCCGTGTGGATGCTGCAAGGGCTGCTGTAAATAAAGCTCGTGATCTAGGCATCGATCTAAACGGATGCGCGCTTGCTAGCGAGGCGTTTTTCCCGTTTAGAGATAGTATCGATATCGCCTCTGAAGTGGGCGTAAAAGCTATCATAGAGCCGGGCGGCAGTATACGAGACGATGAGGTTGTGCAGGCTGCAAATGAGCACGGCATGGCGCTATACTTTACCGGAGTTAGACACTTCTTGCATTAA
- a CDS encoding CPBP family intramembrane glutamic endopeptidase, whose product MLLIIPWIFFFSAAYLSRLPEALNFTFLQGVLSIVELISPCLVAFYLLTREGVKFKDIRHRFSLKNLNKFYLFLALFLTFIALVMAQFISLIFGHGLEQFYISGKTSFESALFNSWFILIFAAIVEELAWHTYGTDALRAKFSLFTSSMIFAFYWALWHLPLSFIKGYYHSEVALSGLLYSLNFIISLFVFVILMNRLYFKTNRNITIAILFHLFANLTNEIFATHPDSKVIQTAILLLIAIAVVAKNKELFFSSNFKFDDV is encoded by the coding sequence TTGCTGCTTATCATTCCTTGGATATTTTTCTTTAGTGCGGCTTATTTAAGCAGGTTGCCTGAGGCTTTAAATTTTACTTTTTTACAAGGTGTTTTAAGCATCGTAGAGCTTATATCTCCTTGCCTTGTTGCTTTTTATCTATTGACTAGAGAAGGGGTCAAATTTAAAGACATAAGACATAGATTTAGCCTTAAAAACTTAAACAAATTTTATCTATTCTTAGCTCTGTTTCTTACTTTTATAGCGCTTGTGATGGCGCAATTTATATCGCTTATCTTTGGGCATGGTTTGGAGCAGTTTTATATCTCGGGTAAAACCAGCTTTGAGTCTGCCTTGTTTAACTCGTGGTTTATACTGATTTTTGCTGCAATTGTAGAAGAGCTTGCCTGGCACACTTATGGTACTGATGCACTAAGGGCGAAATTTAGCCTTTTTACTTCATCTATGATATTTGCTTTTTACTGGGCGCTTTGGCACTTGCCTCTATCTTTTATCAAGGGCTATTATCACAGCGAAGTAGCTCTTAGCGGGCTTTTGTATAGCTTAAATTTTATTATTAGTTTGTTTGTTTTTGTGATCTTAATGAACCGGCTTTATTTTAAGACAAACAGAAACATAACCATAGCCATCCTCTTTCATCTTTTTGCAAATTTGACTAATGAAATTTTTGCAACTCATCCTGATAGCAAGGTGATACAAACGGCTATACTTTTGCTTATAGCCATAGCTGTCGTGGCAAAAAACAAAGAGCTATTTTTCAGCTCAAATTTTAAATTTGATGATGTGTAA